One genomic window of Actinoalloteichus hoggarensis includes the following:
- a CDS encoding sensor histidine kinase, which translates to MAWLVLVMASGLITIVLVVRQLLLNDVDQRVTRVLNQESREYAAFAAVGRDRAGAVVTDPAALLDLYLGAQYPDEYETLIGIVAGPDGLDAVRQPHESMRDVALPDELLHSIVADPAPSGSADTSAGELRWAKVGTLPVDAGESEEPAAWFVTGYLVEPSRRQADDTLRALTLVGAGALLSGAGVCRLVAGQILAPVREVRLAAAALTERDLTHRLPVHGRDDIAALTEQFNAMLDRLERAFRTQREFLDDASHELRTPITIVRGHLELLGDDPAERAEAVRICTDELDRMSRMVEDLLLLAKSEQPDFVTPSWVSMPELSSDVDIKLRGLADRRWLLEAIGEGEAWLDPQRVTQAVLQLAQNAVAHTRPGDVIRFGSALTEDTASFWITDTGPGVRPEDAPRIFRRFTRGTGEERVGGAGLGLAIVTAIADAHHGRAQLVSRPGDGATFGLALPARPIEDDGGDGRHDEGGRA; encoded by the coding sequence ATGGCCTGGCTGGTCCTGGTGATGGCCTCCGGGCTGATCACGATCGTCCTGGTCGTCCGGCAGCTGCTGCTCAACGACGTCGACCAGCGCGTGACGCGCGTGCTGAACCAGGAGTCGCGCGAGTACGCCGCCTTCGCCGCCGTCGGACGGGACCGCGCGGGCGCCGTCGTCACCGACCCTGCGGCGCTGCTGGACCTCTATCTCGGCGCCCAGTATCCGGACGAGTACGAGACGCTGATCGGCATCGTGGCGGGGCCCGACGGGCTCGACGCGGTGCGACAGCCGCACGAGTCCATGCGAGACGTTGCCCTGCCCGACGAACTGCTGCACTCGATCGTGGCCGACCCCGCGCCCTCGGGGAGCGCCGACACCTCGGCGGGCGAGCTGCGCTGGGCGAAGGTCGGCACCCTGCCCGTCGACGCGGGCGAGTCCGAGGAGCCTGCGGCCTGGTTCGTCACCGGATACCTCGTCGAGCCGTCCCGACGGCAGGCCGACGACACGTTACGGGCGTTGACACTCGTCGGGGCAGGGGCACTGCTCTCCGGCGCAGGGGTGTGCCGGCTGGTGGCCGGGCAGATCCTCGCCCCGGTCCGGGAGGTCCGACTCGCCGCGGCCGCCCTCACCGAGCGTGATCTCACCCATCGGCTGCCGGTGCACGGACGGGACGACATCGCCGCGTTGACCGAACAGTTCAACGCGATGCTCGACCGATTGGAACGGGCCTTCCGGACACAGCGGGAGTTCCTGGACGACGCGAGCCACGAGCTGCGCACGCCCATCACCATCGTTCGGGGCCACCTGGAGCTGCTCGGCGACGACCCCGCCGAACGGGCGGAGGCCGTCCGAATCTGTACCGACGAGCTCGATCGCATGTCACGGATGGTCGAGGACCTCCTGCTGTTGGCGAAGTCGGAGCAGCCGGACTTCGTGACGCCGTCCTGGGTGTCGATGCCGGAGCTGAGCAGCGACGTCGACATCAAGCTGCGCGGTCTCGCCGACCGCCGCTGGCTCCTGGAGGCCATCGGTGAGGGTGAGGCCTGGCTGGACCCGCAGCGTGTCACCCAGGCGGTCCTGCAACTGGCACAGAACGCCGTCGCACACACTCGCCCCGGCGACGTCATCCGGTTCGGCTCCGCGCTGACCGAGGACACCGCGTCGTTCTGGATCACCGACACCGGCCCCGGCGTGCGGCCGGAGGACGCCCCACGCATCTTCCGTCGGTTCACCCGCGGCACGGGGGAGGAACGGGTCGGCGGCGCGGGCCTGGGGCTGGCGATCGTGACCGCGATCGCGGACGCGCACCACGGGCGGGCGCAGCTGGTGTCGCGACCGGGAGACGGGGCCACCTTCGGGCTGGCGCTGCCCGCCAGGCCGATCGAGGACGACGGGGGCGACGGACGTCACGACGAGGGAGGCCGGGCATGA
- a CDS encoding alpha/beta fold hydrolase encodes MAVAVLRGMRCNLEVLRPTESRPSGPAVVCVHGMGVDSLASYYLTIASPLVRAGAEVAMYDLRGHGNSERPPTGYRLDDFSADLAGVIAHLGWQDRPVQLVGNSFGGTVVFHYAAARPRRVASVTAVETEPPTESWSSWMAEALHRTAEELAAPGAVERLGAKRGRVGLRQAESMRALLHDTTLRVDVPAGPLLSEAELADFPIPVLGLYGARSELADRARLLPTLLADCVTVTLPDHGHRLLVDARRTVTDLVVPWITEGRRPGAVPAGAVLRGRGTGGVDRAVDRARRPVKMKNSS; translated from the coding sequence ATGGCCGTCGCCGTGCTGCGCGGCATGCGCTGCAATCTGGAGGTGCTCAGGCCCACCGAGAGCAGGCCCTCGGGGCCCGCGGTGGTCTGTGTGCACGGCATGGGCGTCGACAGTCTGGCCAGCTACTACCTCACGATCGCCTCTCCACTCGTGCGGGCCGGTGCCGAGGTCGCCATGTACGACCTGCGCGGCCACGGCAACAGCGAGCGTCCGCCCACCGGGTATCGCCTGGACGACTTCAGCGCGGACCTCGCGGGCGTGATCGCCCACCTCGGCTGGCAGGACCGCCCGGTGCAGCTGGTCGGCAACTCCTTCGGCGGTACGGTGGTCTTCCATTACGCGGCCGCTCGCCCCCGGCGAGTGGCGTCGGTGACGGCGGTGGAGACCGAGCCGCCCACGGAGTCGTGGTCGAGCTGGATGGCCGAGGCGCTGCACCGGACGGCGGAGGAGTTGGCGGCACCCGGTGCCGTGGAGCGGCTCGGTGCGAAGCGGGGACGGGTCGGTCTGCGCCAGGCGGAGTCGATGCGGGCCCTGCTGCACGACACGACGCTGAGGGTCGACGTGCCCGCCGGTCCCCTGCTGAGCGAGGCGGAACTGGCGGACTTCCCGATTCCGGTGCTCGGCCTGTACGGCGCTCGTTCGGAGCTCGCCGACCGGGCACGGCTGCTGCCGACGCTGCTCGCCGACTGCGTGACGGTGACCCTCCCCGACCACGGCCATCGGCTTCTCGTGGACGCGCGACGCACGGTGACCGACCTCGTCGTGCCCTGGATCACCGAGGGCCGCAGACCTGGTGCCGTGCCCGCCGGGGCCGTCCTCCGGGGACGCGGCACCGGGGGCGTCGACCGTGCGGTCGACCGTGCCCGCCGACCCGTGAAGATGAAGAACTCTTCATAA
- a CDS encoding acyl carrier protein, with product MTGQLDVDADRVLAEVTACLIGACPRIDPEVDEITMTTSLRDDLALSSVDLVTVLARLTTTYDGRVNFVDFVVKGRQSDLSSVTVGSLVEYILPRLGEART from the coding sequence ATGACCGGACAGCTCGACGTCGACGCGGACCGGGTGCTCGCCGAGGTGACCGCCTGCCTCATCGGGGCGTGTCCCCGGATCGACCCCGAGGTAGACGAGATCACCATGACGACGAGTCTCCGTGACGACCTGGCGCTGTCCAGCGTCGACCTGGTCACGGTGTTGGCCCGGCTCACGACGACGTACGACGGACGGGTGAACTTCGTGGACTTCGTCGTGAAGGGCAGGCAGAGCGACCTCTCGTCGGTCACGGTCGGCTCCCTCGTCGAGTACATCCTGCCCAGGCTCGGCGAGGCGAGGACCTGA
- a CDS encoding type I polyketide synthase has translation MTFSADGIAIVGMAVLFPQARNLGAYWRNLVDGVDATSRIRLDRWGEDYYDPSAVGQARPDAMYCRRGGFVDDLAEVDVSRFGITPMSVADTEPDQLIVLSVAADAIADAGGEQALPDRDRVGVVLGRGGYVSARQADRSDRITRPGQFTATLRQIFPELDDDAASELRRRFRAAQRPEQAENAIGVVSNLMASRVANRLDLRGPAYIVDGACASSLIAVDQAITELRRHRCDVMLAGGSHHSHHIAFWSVFTQMRALSPTEHIRPFDRRADGTLIGEGTGVVVLKRLADARRDGDRVYAVIRGTGLAGDGRSSSLVSPDSAGQVRAIRQAWREAGIDPRSPDSIGLLEAHGTATPVGDTVEIGTLAEVFGPGTGDPAVIGSVKSMIGHTMPAAGVAGLVKAALAVHHGIALPTLHCDEPHPDLAATRFRPSAEARPWESPGGVPRRAAVNAFGFGGINAHIVLEQEADSAGTAGLLPPARVGSGEPVEPTLRLAAADPAALAGLLAADDAEVLRLGLAAGAAEAGPCRLAIVDPTPRRLAFARRVIAAGRAWRGRNDIWFVPVPLLGPARAGRLAFVFPGLDSESETGFGSEAATSTTHALGILGFGRDLDRLLRSEGVVPDAVGGHSLGEWNALSSAEVTGEDSTALLIDAVGDDSVALLDLTFVLVGAPVAEVRAALRAHPGLVVSHDNSPRQTIVCGRTEDVEPFLAACRDRGLISWALPFRTGAHTPMFAPLAERLRGYVDQARLRPPTVEVWSATLAAPFPADSEQVRELIIRHLLEPVRFTELVEAMYAAGVRAFVQPGVGQVPALIDDILGEREHLAITAAQNGRSTEAQTRRVLAALWADGYAASAVPPTTRPPMTRQATTRQATPEVRALAPMSLALGPEPVSLGDEDRTAVRALLDSAYGGRPPGAGTGEAGETRRRAPLGTTAAAVELSALLGEIERSAEWAASVLDATRTDAAAAATPAVPGSGPPEAVVIGAPQPTSDAAPSVVTSRSVVTGPPVADAAARLTGSPVPSRPSASPRLPSDAAPAGGAPGVASRTAPAVDAAEYPAQASGPTAVVEPIEAAVVNGRPGPEPPVAPVREEPPAAGGLTATLTVSTETMPHLKDHCFFWQRPDWPDERDRLPMLPATGVVAHLVDLVRRARPGRKVVEVSGLRLRRWITAAPPTDARLVATPVDADRYRVEVSGHAEAVVTVADDYPAPTPPMVLPSPAEHEPWHRAEDVYAERLMFHGPIFAKVTEVVAVGERHIRGVLTASDVPGVLLDSAAQLLGYWILRSPAVGSHTLPIGADRIRYHAPFPPPGTLVDCVALVTSIDDEEVVGDLRLTVAGRLIVEITGWRDRVFANDRLMLQVLRMPEHHLLADPRREGWVLLREQWSDLPTRQMVLGGLCCADERAEYLELPPRARRHWLLGRIAAKDAVRHRLRGLGTEGVFPAEIRVCHDSAGRPYAAGVHGRVLPPLSLSLAHSGAVAVALAEPGDVPVGIDVEEVLPRPWSTVELALDATERGLLSDLVGLTGESVDVWFARFWTAKEAAAKAAGTGLAGDPRRFAVRTRPDGDLAVTVGDVAGDRPEDGLDRGADGKGARGTGADGRHQSALRGYRVRTAMIDEPGVDHRPPETGPRYVVAWTVKETT, from the coding sequence GTGACGTTCTCCGCGGACGGCATCGCGATCGTCGGCATGGCCGTGCTCTTCCCGCAGGCGCGGAATCTCGGCGCGTACTGGCGCAATCTCGTCGACGGCGTCGACGCGACGAGTCGGATTCGGCTGGACCGATGGGGCGAGGACTACTACGACCCCTCCGCGGTGGGGCAGGCCCGGCCCGACGCGATGTACTGCCGTCGGGGCGGGTTCGTCGACGACCTCGCCGAGGTGGACGTGTCCCGCTTCGGGATCACACCGATGTCGGTGGCCGACACCGAGCCCGACCAGCTGATCGTGCTCAGCGTCGCCGCCGACGCGATCGCCGACGCGGGCGGCGAGCAGGCACTGCCCGACCGGGACCGCGTGGGCGTGGTCCTCGGTCGGGGCGGCTACGTGTCGGCCAGACAGGCCGACCGCAGCGACCGGATCACCCGCCCGGGCCAGTTCACCGCGACACTGCGCCAGATCTTCCCCGAACTCGACGACGACGCGGCGTCCGAGCTGCGACGGCGCTTCCGGGCCGCCCAGCGCCCGGAGCAAGCCGAGAACGCGATCGGGGTGGTCTCCAACCTGATGGCCTCCCGCGTCGCGAACCGGCTCGACCTGCGAGGACCCGCCTACATCGTCGACGGCGCCTGTGCCTCCTCACTGATCGCCGTCGATCAGGCGATCACCGAACTGCGGCGCCACCGCTGCGACGTGATGCTCGCGGGCGGCTCCCATCATTCGCACCACATCGCGTTCTGGAGCGTCTTCACCCAGATGCGGGCTCTGTCGCCCACCGAGCACATCCGCCCCTTCGACCGGCGGGCCGACGGCACGCTGATCGGAGAGGGGACCGGCGTCGTGGTGCTCAAACGGCTCGCCGACGCCCGCCGGGACGGCGACCGGGTGTACGCGGTGATCCGAGGCACCGGGCTGGCCGGCGACGGTCGCTCCTCGAGCCTGGTCAGTCCCGACAGCGCGGGGCAGGTGCGCGCGATCCGACAAGCCTGGCGAGAGGCGGGGATCGACCCGAGGTCACCGGACTCGATCGGCCTCCTGGAGGCGCACGGCACCGCGACCCCCGTCGGCGACACGGTCGAGATCGGCACGCTCGCCGAGGTCTTCGGCCCCGGCACGGGCGATCCGGCGGTCATCGGCTCGGTGAAGTCGATGATCGGCCACACCATGCCAGCGGCAGGAGTCGCGGGCCTGGTCAAGGCGGCGTTGGCCGTGCATCACGGGATCGCCCTGCCGACGCTGCACTGCGACGAGCCGCACCCCGACCTGGCCGCGACCCGCTTTCGACCGTCGGCGGAGGCGCGGCCCTGGGAGTCGCCCGGCGGAGTGCCCCGGCGGGCCGCGGTCAACGCCTTCGGCTTCGGCGGGATCAACGCGCACATCGTGCTGGAACAGGAGGCGGACTCGGCGGGCACGGCCGGCCTCCTCCCGCCAGCCCGCGTCGGGAGCGGCGAGCCCGTCGAACCCACGCTGCGACTGGCCGCGGCGGACCCGGCCGCCCTCGCCGGACTGCTGGCGGCGGACGACGCCGAGGTGCTGCGCCTCGGACTCGCCGCGGGGGCGGCGGAGGCGGGGCCGTGCCGACTCGCGATCGTCGACCCCACTCCCCGACGGCTGGCCTTCGCCCGTCGGGTGATCGCCGCCGGCCGCGCCTGGCGCGGGCGTAACGACATCTGGTTCGTCCCCGTTCCCCTGCTCGGGCCGGCTCGCGCGGGCCGACTCGCCTTCGTCTTCCCCGGCCTGGACAGCGAGTCCGAGACCGGCTTCGGCAGCGAGGCCGCCACCTCGACCACGCACGCCCTGGGCATCCTCGGGTTCGGCCGCGATCTGGACCGGCTGCTGCGCTCCGAGGGCGTGGTGCCGGACGCGGTCGGCGGTCACAGCCTGGGGGAGTGGAACGCGCTGTCCAGCGCCGAGGTGACCGGCGAGGACTCCACCGCACTGCTGATCGACGCCGTCGGGGACGACTCCGTCGCCCTGCTGGATCTGACCTTCGTCCTGGTCGGCGCGCCGGTCGCCGAGGTTCGCGCCGCGTTGCGCGCTCACCCGGGCCTGGTGGTCTCGCACGACAACAGTCCTCGGCAGACCATCGTCTGCGGCCGGACCGAGGACGTCGAGCCGTTCCTCGCCGCCTGCCGGGATCGGGGCCTCATCTCCTGGGCACTGCCGTTTCGCACCGGCGCCCACACGCCGATGTTCGCGCCCCTGGCCGAACGACTGCGGGGGTACGTCGACCAGGCACGACTGCGACCGCCGACCGTCGAGGTGTGGTCGGCGACGCTGGCGGCGCCGTTCCCCGCGGACTCCGAGCAGGTCCGGGAGCTGATCATCCGGCACCTGCTCGAACCGGTGCGGTTCACCGAACTGGTGGAGGCGATGTACGCGGCCGGAGTGCGGGCGTTCGTGCAGCCGGGCGTGGGGCAGGTGCCCGCGCTGATCGACGACATCCTCGGGGAACGCGAGCATCTGGCCATCACGGCGGCGCAGAACGGCAGGAGCACCGAGGCACAGACCCGGCGAGTGCTCGCCGCGCTCTGGGCCGACGGCTATGCGGCCTCGGCCGTGCCGCCGACGACACGGCCGCCGATGACCCGGCAGGCGACGACACGGCAGGCGACGCCCGAGGTCCGTGCGCTCGCCCCGATGTCGCTCGCGCTCGGGCCCGAGCCGGTGTCGCTGGGTGACGAGGATCGGACGGCCGTCCGTGCGCTGCTCGACAGCGCCTACGGCGGGCGGCCGCCCGGCGCAGGCACCGGCGAAGCGGGCGAGACACGTCGTCGAGCGCCGCTGGGGACGACGGCCGCCGCCGTGGAGCTGTCCGCGCTGCTGGGCGAGATCGAGCGGTCCGCCGAGTGGGCCGCCTCGGTTCTCGACGCGACACGGACCGACGCCGCGGCGGCGGCCACCCCGGCCGTTCCCGGTTCGGGCCCGCCGGAGGCCGTGGTGATCGGGGCGCCGCAGCCGACTTCCGACGCCGCGCCGTCCGTCGTGACAAGCCGATCCGTCGTGACAGGCCCGCCCGTCGCCGATGCCGCGGCGAGGCTCACCGGCTCGCCGGTTCCGTCCCGGCCCTCGGCCTCGCCGCGGCTGCCTTCCGACGCCGCGCCCGCGGGTGGGGCTCCGGGCGTGGCGTCTCGCACCGCTCCGGCCGTGGATGCAGCGGAGTACCCGGCGCAGGCCTCGGGCCCGACGGCCGTCGTCGAACCGATCGAGGCCGCCGTCGTGAACGGTCGCCCCGGTCCGGAGCCGCCCGTGGCCCCCGTACGGGAGGAGCCGCCCGCCGCCGGCGGGCTCACCGCGACGCTGACGGTGTCCACCGAGACGATGCCCCATCTGAAGGACCACTGTTTCTTCTGGCAGCGCCCGGACTGGCCGGACGAGCGAGATCGGCTGCCGATGCTGCCCGCGACGGGGGTGGTCGCGCACCTGGTCGACCTCGTTCGGCGGGCCCGTCCGGGCCGGAAGGTCGTCGAGGTGAGCGGCCTGCGGCTGCGTCGCTGGATCACCGCCGCACCGCCGACCGACGCTCGCCTCGTCGCGACCCCCGTGGACGCCGATCGCTATCGCGTCGAGGTCAGCGGGCATGCCGAGGCCGTGGTGACCGTCGCGGACGACTACCCGGCGCCCACCCCGCCGATGGTGCTGCCCTCGCCCGCCGAGCACGAGCCCTGGCACCGCGCGGAGGACGTCTACGCCGAGCGGCTGATGTTCCACGGCCCGATCTTCGCCAAGGTCACGGAGGTCGTGGCGGTCGGCGAGCGGCACATCCGGGGAGTGCTGACCGCCTCCGACGTGCCGGGTGTGCTGTTGGACAGCGCCGCACAGCTCCTCGGCTACTGGATCCTGCGCAGTCCGGCGGTCGGATCTCACACGCTCCCGATCGGCGCCGACCGGATTCGGTATCACGCGCCGTTCCCCCCGCCGGGCACTCTCGTCGACTGCGTGGCCCTGGTGACGTCCATCGACGACGAGGAGGTCGTCGGCGACCTGCGACTCACCGTGGCGGGCAGGCTGATCGTGGAGATCACCGGCTGGCGTGATCGTGTCTTCGCGAACGACCGGCTGATGCTGCAGGTGTTGCGCATGCCGGAGCACCACCTGCTCGCCGATCCACGTCGCGAGGGCTGGGTGCTGCTGCGAGAACAGTGGTCCGACCTGCCGACGAGGCAGATGGTCCTCGGCGGCCTCTGCTGCGCCGATGAGCGGGCGGAGTACCTGGAGCTGCCGCCCCGAGCCAGGCGGCACTGGCTGCTCGGCCGGATCGCGGCCAAGGACGCGGTGCGGCATCGGTTGCGGGGCCTGGGCACCGAGGGCGTGTTCCCCGCCGAGATCCGGGTGTGTCACGACTCGGCGGGCAGGCCGTACGCGGCGGGCGTGCACGGCCGAGTCCTGCCGCCGCTGTCGCTCTCCCTCGCCCACAGCGGTGCCGTCGCGGTGGCGCTCGCGGAGCCGGGGGACGTGCCGGTCGGCATCGACGTGGAAGAGGTGCTGCCGAGGCCGTGGTCGACGGTCGAACTGGCGCTGGACGCGACGGAGCGGGGTCTGCTGTCGGATCTGGTCGGGCTGACCGGCGAGTCGGTCGACGTGTGGTTCGCCCGGTTCTGGACGGCGAAGGAGGCCGCGGCCAAGGCGGCGGGAACCGGTCTGGCGGGCGACCCGCGCCGCTTCGCCGTGCGGACCAGGCCGGACGGCGATCTGGCGGTGACCGTGGGCGATGTGGCGGGGGACCGTCCCGAGGACGGGCTCGACCGAGGCGCCGACGGGAAAGGCGCCCGCGGGACGGGCGCGGACGGCCGACACCAGTCGGCCTTGCGCGGTTATCGGGTGCGCACCGCGATGATCGACGAACCAGGCGTGGACCACCGGCCGCCGGAGACGGGACCACGGTACGTGGTCGCCTGGACAGTGAAGGAGACGACATGA